The following are from one region of the Corylus avellana chromosome ca1, CavTom2PMs-1.0 genome:
- the LOC132163379 gene encoding dihydrolipoyl dehydrogenase 2, chloroplastic-like isoform X1 — protein sequence MQSSLTLSVSSHTSLTIPRSSHAFEPSSKPINLRFCGLRREALGFSSLRQSSDSHRVRLASSARGRRVFVSAASVSNNGSPPKSFDYDLLIIGAGVGGHGAALHAVEKGLKTAIVEGDVVGGTCVNRGCVPSKALLAVSGRMRELQNEHHLKALGLQVSAAGYDRQGVADHANNLASKIRGNLTNSMKALGVDILTGFGTILGPQKVKVGSDKVVTAKNIIIATGSVPFVPKGIEVDGKTVITSDHALKLEFVPDWIAIVGSGYIGLEFSDVYTALGSEVTFIEALDQLMPGFDPEIGKLAQRVLINPRKIDYHTGVFATKITPAKDGKPVMIELIDAKTKEPKDTLEVDAALIATGRAPFTQGLGLESVNVETQRGFVPVDERMRVIDASGNLVPHLYCIGDANGKMMLAHAASAQGISVVEQVTGRDHVLNHLSIPAACFTHPEISMVGLTEPQAREKAEKEGFEISIAKTSFKANTKALAENEGEGLAKLIYRPDSGEILGVHIFGLHAADLIHEASNAIALGTRIQDIKLAVHAHPTLSEVLDELFKSAKVQAHASSPGFSTNYSSPSIRRDHQHIRERKNTIGEQLVYFFKAVDARICSILPSLIPGLVCLFREILVTILL from the exons atgcaatcgtctctcactctctccgTCTCTTCCCACACCTCCCTCACCATTCCCAGATCAAGCCACGCGTTCGAGCCTTCATCCAAGCCTATAAACCTCCGTTTCTGCGGCCTCCGGCGAGAGGCCCTGGGGTTCTCTTCGCTCAGACAAAGCTCCGATTCGCACCGAGTTCGCCTCGCCTCCTCGGCTCGCGGACGACGCGTCTTCGTGTCGGCGGCCTCGGTTTCCAATAACGGAAGCCCGCCGAAGTCGTTCGATTACGACCTGCTCATCATCGGCGCCGGCGTCGGTGGACACGGAGCTGCTCTCCACGCCGTCGAGAAG GGTCTGAAGACTGCCATTGTTGAGGGAGATGTGGTGGGTGGAACATGTGTAAACAGAGGTTGTGTTCCTTCCAAGGCTCTTCTGGCTGTGAGTGGTCGGATGCGTGAGCTTCAGAATGAGCATCACTTGAAGGCATTGGGTTTGCAG GTTTCCGCTGCTGGGTATGATAGACAAGGAGTGGCTGATCATGCAAACAATCTTGCTTCAAAAATTCGTGGTAATTTAACCAATTCTATGAAGGCACTTGGGGTGGACATACTGACAGGTTTTGGCACAATTCTG GGCCCTCAAAAGGTGAAAGTTGGATCTGACAAAGTAGTAACtgcaaaaaatataattattgctACAGGTTCTGTTCCTTTTGTCCCAAAGGGCATTGAAGTTGATG GGAAGACTGTAATTACCAGTGACCATGCACTTAAGTTGGAATTTGTTCCAGACTGGATTGCCATTGTGGGAAGTGGATATATTGGTCTTGAATTCAGTGATGTATACACTGCACTTGGGAGTGAG GTTACTTTTATCGAAGCTCTAGATCAGCTCATGCCTGGATTTGATCCCGAGATTGGGAAGTTAGCCCAAAGGGTTTTAATAAATCCGCGAAAAATTGACTATCATACAGGAGTATTTGCAACCAAG ATAACTCCAGCTAAGGACGGGAAGCCAGTCATGATTGAGCTTATTGATGCAAAGACTAAGGAACCTAAAGACACATTGGAG GTAGACGCAGCATTAATTGCAACTGGAAGGGCTCCATTCACACAGGGTCTTGGCTTGGAGAGT GTTAATGTAGAAACACAACGTGGTTTCGTTCCTGTTGATGAGCGCATGCGAGTAATTGATGCGAGTGGCAATCTG GTCCCTCACTTGTATTGCATTGGTGATGCTAATGGCAAGATGATGCTTGCTCATGCAGCGAGTGCACAAGGAATTTCAG TTGTTGAACAAGTCACTGGAAGAGATCATGTGCTCAATCATCTAAGTATACCTGCAGCTTGTTTCACCCATCCTGAAATCAGTATGGTTGGATTAACAGAG CCTCAAGCAAGGGAGAAAGCTGAAAAAGAGGGATTTGAAATTAGCATTGCTAAGACAAGTTTTAAGGCTAACACAAAGGCCCTAGCAGAAAATGAAGGGGAGGGACTTGCGAAG CTGATATACAGACCCGACAGTGGAGAGATACTTGGAGTCCATATCTTCGGGTTGCACGCTGCGGACCTCATCCATGAAGCATCCAATGCAATAGCTTTGGGGACACGTATTCAG GACATCAAATTGGCAGTTCATGCACATCCAACCTTGTCCGAAGTGCTTGATGAACTGTTTAAATCAGCAAAA GTTCAAGCTCATGCTTCTAGCCCA GGTTTTTCAACCAATTATTCGTCTCCAAGCATCAGAAGAGATCATCAACACATTCGAGAGAGAAAGAACACAATAGGGGAACAACTGGTCTATTTCTTCAAGGCAGTTGATGCCAGAATATGTTCAATCTTGCCATCTTTAATTCCGGGTCTTGTCTGTCTTTTCAGAGAGATACTTGTAACCATATTGCTTTAA
- the LOC132163379 gene encoding dihydrolipoyl dehydrogenase 1, chloroplastic-like isoform X2, with translation MQSSLTLSVSSHTSLTIPRSSHAFEPSSKPINLRFCGLRREALGFSSLRQSSDSHRVRLASSARGRRVFVSAASVSNNGSPPKSFDYDLLIIGAGVGGHGAALHAVEKGLKTAIVEGDVVGGTCVNRGCVPSKALLAVSGRMRELQNEHHLKALGLQVSAAGYDRQGVADHANNLASKIRGNLTNSMKALGVDILTGFGTILGPQKVKVGSDKVVTAKNIIIATGSVPFVPKGIEVDGKTVITSDHALKLEFVPDWIAIVGSGYIGLEFSDVYTALGSEVTFIEALDQLMPGFDPEIGKLAQRVLINPRKIDYHTGVFATKITPAKDGKPVMIELIDAKTKEPKDTLEVDAALIATGRAPFTQGLGLESVNVETQRGFVPVDERMRVIDASGNLVPHLYCIGDANGKMMLAHAASAQGISVVEQVTGRDHVLNHLSIPAACFTHPEISMVGLTEPQAREKAEKEGFEISIAKTSFKANTKALAENEGEGLAKLIYRPDSGEILGVHIFGLHAADLIHEASNAIALGTRIQDIKLAVHAHPTLSEVLDELFKSAKVQAHASSPVSEPIAV, from the exons atgcaatcgtctctcactctctccgTCTCTTCCCACACCTCCCTCACCATTCCCAGATCAAGCCACGCGTTCGAGCCTTCATCCAAGCCTATAAACCTCCGTTTCTGCGGCCTCCGGCGAGAGGCCCTGGGGTTCTCTTCGCTCAGACAAAGCTCCGATTCGCACCGAGTTCGCCTCGCCTCCTCGGCTCGCGGACGACGCGTCTTCGTGTCGGCGGCCTCGGTTTCCAATAACGGAAGCCCGCCGAAGTCGTTCGATTACGACCTGCTCATCATCGGCGCCGGCGTCGGTGGACACGGAGCTGCTCTCCACGCCGTCGAGAAG GGTCTGAAGACTGCCATTGTTGAGGGAGATGTGGTGGGTGGAACATGTGTAAACAGAGGTTGTGTTCCTTCCAAGGCTCTTCTGGCTGTGAGTGGTCGGATGCGTGAGCTTCAGAATGAGCATCACTTGAAGGCATTGGGTTTGCAG GTTTCCGCTGCTGGGTATGATAGACAAGGAGTGGCTGATCATGCAAACAATCTTGCTTCAAAAATTCGTGGTAATTTAACCAATTCTATGAAGGCACTTGGGGTGGACATACTGACAGGTTTTGGCACAATTCTG GGCCCTCAAAAGGTGAAAGTTGGATCTGACAAAGTAGTAACtgcaaaaaatataattattgctACAGGTTCTGTTCCTTTTGTCCCAAAGGGCATTGAAGTTGATG GGAAGACTGTAATTACCAGTGACCATGCACTTAAGTTGGAATTTGTTCCAGACTGGATTGCCATTGTGGGAAGTGGATATATTGGTCTTGAATTCAGTGATGTATACACTGCACTTGGGAGTGAG GTTACTTTTATCGAAGCTCTAGATCAGCTCATGCCTGGATTTGATCCCGAGATTGGGAAGTTAGCCCAAAGGGTTTTAATAAATCCGCGAAAAATTGACTATCATACAGGAGTATTTGCAACCAAG ATAACTCCAGCTAAGGACGGGAAGCCAGTCATGATTGAGCTTATTGATGCAAAGACTAAGGAACCTAAAGACACATTGGAG GTAGACGCAGCATTAATTGCAACTGGAAGGGCTCCATTCACACAGGGTCTTGGCTTGGAGAGT GTTAATGTAGAAACACAACGTGGTTTCGTTCCTGTTGATGAGCGCATGCGAGTAATTGATGCGAGTGGCAATCTG GTCCCTCACTTGTATTGCATTGGTGATGCTAATGGCAAGATGATGCTTGCTCATGCAGCGAGTGCACAAGGAATTTCAG TTGTTGAACAAGTCACTGGAAGAGATCATGTGCTCAATCATCTAAGTATACCTGCAGCTTGTTTCACCCATCCTGAAATCAGTATGGTTGGATTAACAGAG CCTCAAGCAAGGGAGAAAGCTGAAAAAGAGGGATTTGAAATTAGCATTGCTAAGACAAGTTTTAAGGCTAACACAAAGGCCCTAGCAGAAAATGAAGGGGAGGGACTTGCGAAG CTGATATACAGACCCGACAGTGGAGAGATACTTGGAGTCCATATCTTCGGGTTGCACGCTGCGGACCTCATCCATGAAGCATCCAATGCAATAGCTTTGGGGACACGTATTCAG GACATCAAATTGGCAGTTCATGCACATCCAACCTTGTCCGAAGTGCTTGATGAACTGTTTAAATCAGCAAAA